The following nucleotide sequence is from Corynebacterium hindlerae.
CCGCATTGGCCGCACCGGCCGTGCTGGCCGTTCCGGCGAAGCGATCCTCTTCGTCACGCCACGCGAGCGTCGAATGCTGCGTTCCATTGAGCGCGCGACTAATGCGACGCTGGAAGAGATGGAACTGCCGACCGTGGATGAGGTTAACGAGTCCCGCAAGGCTAAGTTCGCCGACTCCATCACCAACTCTCTAGAAGACTCCCAGTTGGCGCTGTTCCGTTCCCTGGTCAAGGCCTACTCCGAGGAACACGACGTTCCTCTGGAGGACATCGCTGCCGCGCTGGCCACCCAGGCGCAGGCTGGCGACGAGTTCCTGATGAAGGAACTGCCACCTGAGCGCCGGGATCGACGCGACCGTTTCGATCGCGACGACCGCCGTGACCGTGACCGGGGTGGTCGATTTGAGCGTCGTGACCGCGGTTCCCGCTTCGAGCGCAGCCAAGACATGGACGTGTACCGCCTTGCCGTGGGTAAGCGGCAGCACGTACGCCCTGGCGCTATCGTTGGCGCCCTGGCGAACGAGGGTGGCCTGTCCTCCAAGGACTTCGGTCGCATCATCATCGCCGTGGACCACACCCTGGTAGAACTGCCGAAGAACATGCCGGCTTCTGTGCTGGAACGCCTCGCGGACACCCGCATTTCCGGCCAGCTCATCCACATCGAGGCTGCTCCTGGCGCTGACATGAACCAGCGTCCTGGTGGCTATGGTGGTGGACGTGGCGGCTACCGGGATCGTGATGATCGCCGTGGCGGCCGGGGCCGCTTTGATCGGGATGATCGCCGTGGCGGCCGAGGCGGCTATGACCGTGATGATCGTCGTGGTGGACGTGGCGGCTACCGGGATCGTGATGATCGCCGTGGCGGCCGCTACGATCGCTAGCAGCGCATAAGAAAAGCGCCTCCCAGATCCAACCGGGAGGCGCTTTTGTTGTGACTAGATAAACATCAAGATCGCGGTGACGAACCACAGCAGCGCGAAGATGCCACCGAACATGGACAGCTGGCCCTTGGCCTTGTTCCAATCGGCGATCTCGGTGTCAGCTGGCACCTCGTCAGCATCGAGCAGCCCGAGTGCACCCAGCATCTTCTTCTGGCGTGGCAGGATCAGGAAGAACAGCACCGCCCACGCGACCACAGACAGGCCCACTGCGGCGTGGTACTGGCCTTGCTTCAGGTACGCAGAATCGGTCATGAACACGCCAACACCCAGCAGCGGGACCAGCAGGGACAGCATGCCGTAGGTGCTGGAGATGTTGTGGAGCAGTTTCGCAGCGCCACGAGCGGTGTCATCGCCGGAGTGCGCAGCCAGAGCCTTCGCATGGAAGGTAGAGGTAGCCACGGTGACCGGGCCGAGGAACAGCACCGCGGACAGGATGTGCAGTGCGGTCATGATGGTATCCACAGGGGTTGAGCCTTTCCAGTTAGGGGTTTTGTCAACGTCTCACCCTAGCCAGCCCGCCGGGAATTCGCTAACCGAGCAGGCTCGCTGCATCACCCGCCGGTCTGAACGGGGGAGAGGTAACTCATAGGCAGCCGCCACCGCGGCTAACCGACGCGCATACCAACAACCCCGCCGCACCTCCGGCATCCACTGGCTGGGAAGCAGGTCAGACTTCTCTTGGTTCGCCTGCGCCGATACCGCAACCAGGTTCGATGGATCGTTGGCGAAGCGTTTTCGTTTCTCCGCCGGCCACGAGTGCGCTCCCAAATCCCAGGCAGCGCGAAGGGGAAAAATGTGGTCGATCTGGATGTCCTCCGGGAGGCTGGAGCCTGTGTAGGGGTCTGTGACTGAGGTCGGGGTGATCTCGCAGCCCGCAGCTACAGCGGATTGAAATGTTTGGGACAGGATGAGGTGCCGGGTGGTGCAGGACTGGCCGTCGATAAGCATGGGTGCCCAATCTCCGAAGGCTGCCCGGTCGTAGCCCAGCACGGACTGGCGCTGTGGCACGCTACCTACCCGAGCTAAAGAACTGTTCAACGAAGGGGTGTCGGTGGGGTAGACAGGCCGATAGATCAGGGCGGTGACAATGGTGAAAAAGACAAGGACGAAAAGAAAAAGGCGGCTAGGCGTCATACTTAATTAGACTGCTCAGCCACCCCAAAAGGTTGCAGCGAATTTTTTTTAGGCCTCGCGCACCATCTCAGAGGTGAGCACACCCTTGACCTTCGACAGCTTCACTGACTTATCGAACTCGCGGTTGATCTCCTCGGAAGGAGCTTTAGTCAGCAGCGTCACCACGACCATCAAAACGATGTTGGCGATGAAACCAGGGACGATCTCATACATCAGATCCGACAGGGCGCTCTGGCCCCACGCAAACGACACCACAGCACCGGCAATCATACCCGCGATAGCACCAGGAGCATTCAGGCGCTTCCAGTACAGCGACGCAATGATGATCGGACCGAACGCGGAACCGAACCCGGCCCACGCGAACGCCACCAAACCGAGGATCGAGTCAGATGGATTGGCTGCCAGCACACCCGCGATCACGGAAACGGAGAGAACGGCGATACGCGACATCCAAATCAGGTTCTTCTGCGTTGGCTGGCGCTTCACCACGATCATGTACAAATCCTCGATCAGGGCAGAGGACGTCACCAGCAGCTGAGAGGCAATAGTCGACATGATCGCTGCTAGGACAGCGGTGAGTACCAGGCCTGCGATCAGTGGGTGGAACAGGATCCGGCCCATGTCCAGGAAGACGGTTTCGAAGGCATCGCGGTCCGTGACGGCGATGTGAGGGTTCTGTGCGAAAAAGACTGTGCCGATCATAGCGGTAAAGACCGCGCCCACTACGCAGAGCAGCATCCAGAACACGCCGATCCGGCGGCCGCTGGTGGCGTCGGAAGGCTTACGCATCGCCATGAAGCGCACGATGATGTGTGGCTGCCCGAAGTAGCCCAACCCCCAAGCCAGATTGCCGATGATGGCAGCGAGAGACACACCGGTGATCATACTGAAGTAGGTCGGGTTACCCTCGCCGGAGGTGTAGGGGCCGTAGTCATTCATGGTCTGCCACCCGAAGATATCCATCGGATTCTGCAGGGCGAAAAGCGCCATGATTGGGACAATGATGAGCGACGCGAACATGATCAGGCCCTGCACGGCGTCGGTGTAGGACACCGCCAGGAAGCCGCCGATAAAGGTGTACGCCACCGTAATGACCGCGACTATCAGCATGCCGGTGAGGTAGTCGCCACCGAACGTGGACTCAAAGTACTTGCCGCCCGACACCATTCCGGAGGACACGTAGAAGGTGAAGAACACCAGAATGACGACTGCAGAGACCACGCGCAGAATGCGGGATTTATCATTCAGCCGGTTTTCCACGAAGCTCGGAACGGTAATCGAATTCTTGGCCACCTCTGTGTACGAACGCAAACGGGGAGCGATCCACTTCCAGTTAGCCCAGCAGCCGATCAGCAGGCCAATGGCGATCCACAATTCAGAGAAACCAGAGACGAACAGTGCACCCGGCAGACCCATCAGCAGCCAGCCTGACATATCGGAAGCACCCGCAGAAAGTGCTGCGACGGCGGGGCCAAGCCCACGACCACCCAGCATGTACTCGTCATACTTCTTCGTCTGCGTGTAACTCCAATAGCCAATGCCGAGCATCAGCGCCATGTAGATCACGATCGCAATGATGAACCAGGTCTGTTCACTCACGTGTGTTCTTGCCTCCAATGGTCAATAGGGAATGTGGGGACCGATAAGCCCTAACGCTCCATGGTAAGAAACCTAGCCATAATGTGACGATTTTCTCACTCCAAGTGAGCTGTTTAGTTATCTTAACGTGATAGAGCTGTGACTGACTCGGTTTTGCGCAGCTTTTTTGTGTCCGAGGTCACTGATTGTCCGCTAGATGAACTCCGATGAGTGGAACCACCTAACGGACTGGTACAAACAAATGTATGACCTCGCACCTGCTCCACGGCTTTTGGACCAAAACGTCCGGGCTCCATCTGTGGATCGAGCAGGTCGAAGGACACCGGATTGTCCTCCCGGATAACCTCTCCGAAGGGGACCTTCCGCCGCAGGTCATGGCCATCATCGCTGGGAAAAGCTTCCGGCATATGCGCCGCACGACATTGCGCACCCCCAAGGGTAGGGAAGTGACCCTGGACATTCCCACCGCCGCCTACACCCCAGAACAAGCAGTGGACGTGTTATCGCAGCTGGCGGTGTTTGACCTCGAAACTCCTACCACTCCCACAGTTGGCAGAGCTGCGATCGCTCCTGATTTGCTCTGGTTGATTCACGCATTTCTTGGACTGGAACGCTTCGTGCGCGCCGGGCGCCTGGTGCTGCGTCTGCGCTGGGATGACAGCAAGTGGTGGCCACAGTGGCAGTTGGCCACGGGGCTCGGGGAGCTGGGGTGGATCGCGGAAATGACGGCTTCTGCCCCCGGGGTGGTCGTGGCTAACGGCGGTTCGGGGGTCATGGAGGACATCGCCGATGAACTGCCACATTGGATCGCGAATGCGCTGCTCAAGCCACTGTATGAGTTGCCACGCCCCTACCCGTGGCACGAATTCGTCGGAGCGTTGCTTGGATCTACCCCGATCCGGCGGGGGAGTCCGCAGCTGGTGGCGCTGTTGAAAAAGTGGAAAGACTCGATCGCTGGTGAAGACGTCTCCCTGGTGGTGATCGTGGAAGAGCCGGCGGAAGAGGAAACGCCTGCTGATGATCGCGGCTGGATGGTGCGGGTGCAACTGCGCCTCGGTGTCGATTCGCCCCGCCCAGTGCGTTTTCACCAGCTAGACCCCGCGACGAGAAAACATGTGGAAAAGCACTATGAGAAGTTGAGCTCCATAGCGCCTGTGCTTGCCGACGAAGCGGGTCGCAGCCACGCGCGTACCGCAGTAGAACCAGTGGCGATGTCCGAGTCAAGCGATCTGGACGTCTCCCTCACCACGGAGCAGATGGTCGGATTCATCACGAACGATGTGACGCGACTTCGCGACGCCGGATTCACCGTCCTTCTCCCCAAAGCGTGGTCCGTGTACGAACCGAAACTCCGCCTCGACCTGCGCGAACCAGGGGACGCCCCACTCGGGGCCACGAAATCGCTCATCGGCCTGGAACAGTTAGTGGAATACGACTGGAAAATGAGCCTCGGGGACCTGGAGCTTTCCGACGCTGAAATGCGCGAGCTCGTTGAATCCAAAGCAGGTCTGGTCAAGCTGCGTGGCCAGTGGGTACTGGCCGATAGTGGTGCTTTGCGAAAAATCTCTGCCTACGTGGAAGAACTCAGCCAAGGGTCCCGTAAAACGCTCAAAAAGCGCATGGAAACCGCCATGATGGAGGCCCAACTCGCCCGCGCCAACGGCGACCCCAACGCGGAGGAACTGGAAGAAAAAGCGCAACAGCTGTTGGAAAAGTTTAATGCGGGGCTGGAAGAGATCGCGCAGGTAACGCTCGCACAGCTGCGCGACCTCGCGCTGCGACTTGCGGAAAGTTCACCGATCGAATTTACCGCCACCGGATGGCAGTCTGCGCTGCTCGGCGGCACCAACACCCCGGCCCCCAAGCGGGTCGAGCTGCCCGACACGATCCATGCCGAGCTGCGTGAATACCAGCGCCGGGGCGTGGACTGGCTGTGGTGGATGAGCCAAAACGGCCTCGGCGCTGTGCTGGCCGACGATATGGGTTTGGGGAAAACCCTGCAGCTGCTCTCCCTCCTCGCGGTGGAGCGCCAGCACAACCCAGAGGTGGGACCCACCTTGGTTGTGTGCCCCACCTCTGTCGTTGGAAACTGGGCTGCAGAAGCCGCAAAATTCGTTCCCTCTCTGGTCACCATCACCCACCATGGCAGTAACCGGCTCACAGGGGACGCCTTCCTAGCACGAGCCCAAGCAGCAGACTTGGTGATCACCAGCTACGGAGTCGTAAGCCGCGACTTTAGCCTCCTGGGCCAGCTGAAGTGGGATCGAGTGGTGCTGGATGAAGCGCAAGCGATTAAGAATTCGGGGACCAGGGCGTCGAGAAGCGTGCGCTCGCTTCCCTCCGCACACCGCGTGGCGCTGACCGGCACGCCCGTGGAAAACCGGCTGTCGGAAATGCGTTCCATCCTCGACTTTTGCAACCCTGGCGTGCTCGGATCGGCCAGCTTTTTCCGTAACCACTTCGCCAAAGCCATCGAACGCGAAGACAACGAGGAGATGGCGAAACGGCTGCGCGACCTCACCGCACCATTCATCCTGCGTCGCCTCAAGACCGACCCCGCTGTCATCGACGATCTGCCCGAGAAAAACGAGGAAATCATTACTGTCCACATGACAGCAGAACAAGCTGCTCTCTACACCGCGCTCGTGCACGACATTGAGGAAAAACTCGCTGCGGCCGAAGGCATCCAAAAACGAGGCCTCGTGCTGTCCACCATCACCCGGATCAAACAAATCTGTAACCATCCCGCCCACTACCTGCAGGACGGATCCCTCATCACCCGGCGCGGAAAACACCGCTCCGGCAAAGTCGAGGCACTGATGGAACTGGTGAAAAGCTGCACGGAGCGCGGCGAAAAGATGCTCATCTTCACCCAGTACAAGGCGTTCGGTGACATGCTGGTGCCGTATCTGTCCGGGCGGATGAGTCGTGACATTCCTTTTCTCCACGGCGGGGTGTCAAAGGCCGGGCGTGACAAAATGGTCGCTGAATTCCAGTCCCCGGACGGGCCACCAGCCATGATTCTTTCCCTCAAAGCCGGCGGTACCGGCCTAAACCTGACCGCGGCGAACGTCGTGGTTCACATGGACCGGTGGTGGAACCCCGCCGTGGAAAACCAAGCCACTGACCGCGCCTACCGCATTGGACAGCGCAAAGACGTGCGGGTGTACAAGATGATCACCCAGGGCACCATGGAGGAATCCATCCAAGATATCCTGGACGGAAAACTGCACCTCGCCAGCGCCATCGTTGGCGAAGGCGAAGGCTGGATCACCGAGCTGTCGCCGGAAGACTTGGCACAGCTCATGAGCTATCGGGGGAGGGAGACCTAGATGTCCATCCGCGCGCGCGAAGATAACGTCATCTACGCCAACTTTGGCAAGAAAACTCGTGTCAGCACCCCGCCGCCCGAGCGACGCCGGATCCACTCCGAATCCCTCCAACAAGCCCTCATTCGGGACGTCTACCGCACCAGCACTGACGAAGGCCGCATCTCTCGTGGCCGGGCATACGCGCGCAACGGCAACGTGGTGGCATTCAACGTGATGCGGGACCGGATCGTGGCTAGCGTCGCGGGGTCCCAAAACGAACCCTTTGACGTGGGCATCATCTTCCCGCGCCGGGGCTCAGAGGACCTGCTGAAGGTTTCCAAGACGTTGCTTTCCTCCCCAGGGTTGCTCGCGCAGGCGCGCGAAGGGCGATTGACCCCCGACGTGGTGCACGCACTGCTTGCCGACGCCCCGAGTGACATTCGAGTGCTGTGCGATTGTCCGGATAGAACGCTGTGCTGTAAGCACGGCGTGGCAGTCCTGGACACCCTAGCGGAGAAGGTGGCGGCAACGCCCGGTTTGTTGTTCGAGCTGCGCGGACTGAATTTTGCGCAACTGGAACTGACGATGCAGGAAGAGGCCCGCGCGCAGTCCGAGAAACGCGCCGGGGACGACGCTTCCCCCGAGTCTTTCTGGGAGGGGTACCCGCTGCCGATGCTTCCCACACCCAAGGTGGCGCCCGCCCTCGACGACTCCGACATGGACGCCTTGCACAAGGCAATGCGAGCGGTGTCTTATACTTCGGCAGATGAGCTGCGGGCAGTCAGCGATATCGAGGATCTCTATGACTTCCTCACTAAGCTGCAATAGGTGTGCTGACCAGGCATGTTCGAATGACATGAGAACTGTGTCCGGTGGGCATGTTAAGAGTTAACACATGACTGAAATAACTTTCTTGCACACCTCAGACTGGCAACTGGGAATGACGCGCTGGTTCCTGGATGATGACGCCCAAGCGCGGTTTGACGCCGCTCGATTAGCCGCGATTAAGAAACTAGGGCAGACTGCACTGGAGCACGGCTGTGCTTTTATCGTCGTAGCCGGTGACGTGTTTGACGCAAATTCCCTGGAACGTCGCACCCTGGCGCGCGCCTTGGATACTCTGTCGGAGCTGCCCGTTCCGGTGTATCTCCTGCCCGGCAACCACGATCCGCTCACCGCGGACAGCGTGTTTTACTCCACCACAGATATCGCGGGCGTGACCGTTCTATCTGATAGCAAGCCAGTTTCCGTGGCTCCAGGCGTGGAAATAGTCGGGGCTCCGCTGCTCAGCAAACGCGCGACCACAGATCTAGTATCGGCGGCTATAGAGCCCCTCGCGCCCTATGACGGCGTACGGATCTTAGTCGGGCACGGCCAGGTGGCCAGCAGGGGAGACATCAAACCTGACCTTATTGACCTCGCGCGTGTCGAAACCGCGCTTAACGACGGCACCCTAACCTACGTGGCCTTGGGAGATACCCACTCCACGGAATCGCTCGGAACAACTGGGCGTGTCTGGTTCTCGGGTTCTCCCGAAGTCACTGATTTTCATGACCATGCCACCGCCGGCGGAGGTGAATCAAACTCCGGCAATGCCTTGGTCGTGACCGCGACTGAGAACAGTGTTGACGTCTCGGAGATACCGATCGGCACATGGACGTTCGACGCGCTGGACTGGGAACTGCTTAGCTCGGACGATGTGGACGCCTTCCTTGGAACCCTCAAGGACTATCCCAATAAACCCTGTACGGCCATCAAATATGGGCTTCGGGGTACTCTCGATGTTCCGACCATGCAACGGTTGGAGCAGGGGCTTGATGATCTCGAGCCGGTCTTCGCCTCCCTCAAACCCCGGGAACGCCTCATGGATCTGGTCCTGGCCCCGCAACCGGAAGATCTCGCCGAGCTCAGTATCGCTGGCTATGCACGCGCCGCTCTCGACGAACTGATTGACAGCTCTGATCCCGCAGCAGACTCTGCGGTTCGGCTCATGTTCCGCCTGGCAAAGGGAGCTTAACTAACAATGCGTATCCATGACATCGAACTCACCAACGTCCGCGGACTGGAGCACTTTCGGCTCACTGACATCCCCGAACATGGGGTAATCGTGATCTCAGGCGACAATGAGGCTGGAAAATCGACAGTGGTTGAGGCGCTTGCGATAGTGCAACAGTTCCGCCATAGAAGCACCAATCGTAACATCCGAGCTCTCCAACCTAGTGGCAAAGACGTCCCCGTCACTATTGAGCTGCGCGCCACCGTGGGAGAGACGACCTTCCGTATCCGCAAGCAGTACTTACGTAAAGCTGCTGCAGAACTGATTATTGAACAGCCGCGACGCGAAGTTTTCACTGGGGATGCTGCCGAAGATAAACTGGCAAGCCTTTTGGACGAGCATGTGGACTCTGCGCTGGCAGAAGCTCTCTTTGTCAAGCAGGGAGACGTGGACACTGCTATCGCAGCAGCGGGAATCCCTTCGTTGCGCGCTGCCTTGGAACGAGCCGAGGGCAGTACAGAGATCATCGACGACACTGACTTTATGAAGTCTGTAGAAACCGAATATCAGCGTTTCTACACTGCGAAAGGGAAAGAAACCGGCGAGCTTGTCGCGGCCATTAAAAAACTCGCCGTCGCTGAGGAAAGCTTTCAAGACGCTCAGGCACGCAACGCGGAGCTGGAAAGAAATCTCAGCATCGTCGAGGATCAGAAGAGACTTCTGGAAGAACTACGCACCAAGATTCCCAAGGCCGTAGCAACCGCGGAGAAAGCTCGGGAAGAACTAGCACAGGCGGAGCGGCAACAGCGGGAACTCGACACCGCTCAAGCTACCCTCAACCACCACAATCTGCTGGTGAAAACAGCTGACCAGGATGTGGCGCAGCGCGCTGAACTCGCAGCAGCAGTCGAAACCAAGAAACAGTTATTGGACAAGCTCACCGAGCAACACACCAAGCTCACTGAAAGGAAGGCCGAGCACTCCGAGAAGCTGCAGCGCGCAAAAGAAAACCTGGCAGCGATCACGGCGCGCCTTAGCGACGCCCGCAAAGCCCTCAGCACCATGCGAAGCCGTCACGCCGCAGCAGTGGCAGCAGAAAAACTCGACACGCTCACCGCGCTCATCACCAAAGCTGAGCAACGAGAACGCACAGTCAGGGAGCTGCAAGAGCAGGTGCCGTCCACTTTGCACACCAAGGAGCAGCTTCATGCAGTAGCTGATGCCAGGCTCGCAGTCACCATCGCGGAAACTAAACTCCATGCCGAATCCGCCACGCTGCGTCTTACCGGTGCGCCAGGAACCATGGTGACAATAGGTGATGAGGAAATTGCGTTAAGCAAAGAGTCGAAAGACTTCCATCTCACGCAATGCACCGACATCACCATCGGGGATACGGTGGCAACGTTCATCCCACCGAGTACCGGCGACAGCGCTCGGACCGAGGTAGCCGCTGCGAAGGAAGCCCTAGCCTCGCTCCTGGCCCAAGCTGGTGTTCCCGATGAAGAAACCCTCCGATCTGCCTTTGACGAGCAAGAGGAAACCCTTCGCTCTCTGCAGGCAGCGCGCCGCGAGCTGAGCGTGGTCCTGGGCGAGAAAGACCTTGCCACGCTGCGTGCGCAGGTGAAAGAGCTTGAACAAACGGATCCCGACCCAGACCCGATTCCTGTTGAAAAAGCAACCACCATGATAGAGGAGCTCGAAGCCGAGCTGCGCACTGTGGAATCCGAGCACGCGGCAGCGAGCGCAGAGTTGCGCGAGGTGGAATCAGACAGCGTGCAGACCGACCTAAAGGTGTCCGCCGCGCGTATCGACGACGCAACTGCTCAGTTACAGCGGGCTGAAGAACAACTAGGCACTGCGAGGGCCAGCGCCTCTGATGAGGAGCTAGCCACACGCACTGCGCAGGTTGTGGATGATCGTGACAGAGCACAAGAGCGGGTGGAGCGGCTGAACGAAACCATGCCAGACATGGAACTGTGTAGCTGGCGTGCCACGAGCTCCGCGGAAAATCTGGCATCACTGCGTAACGAAGAAAAAGAAAGTTCGCTGAAACTTCAGTGGCACGGCGGCGAAGTGGAACGTGCGGAAGGTGTTGCTGAACAACTAATCAAGGCTTCAGAGGTAAAGGAAGCCGCCCAGTATCGCTACGAGCGGGTCCGTGCTCAGGCAGACAGTGTCAATCTGCTTCGAAGCACACTGATCAAACACCGAGACGCTGCTCGGGAGCGTTACGCGGCACCGTTTGCAGAGAAGCTCAGTGGCCTAGCCAGCACCGTTTTCGGTATGGGAGTGGAGTTTTTCCTTAATGATTCGCTGCAGATCGAACAGCGCGTGGTGGATGAGACGGTGGTCTCGGTGTCTGATCTGAGCGGAGGAGCCCAAGAACAGCTGGGACTGTTGGCTAGGTTCGCTATCGCGGATTTGGTGGCCGACGAGGAGGGCGTTCCGATCTTTGTTGATGATGCGCTGGGTAACACCGACAACCTTCGCTTGGAACTGATGAACTACGTGTTCTCGCGGATGGGCAGCCAACACCAAGTGTTTGTGCTCACCTGTATGCCGTCGCGTTATCAAAAAATCTCCGGTAAGACGTCATTCAGGATGGAGGATCTAAAAATGGGCCGGCCGTGATAGCTGGCCAGCCCGTAGCTAAGGAAGGGCGTTTTAGGCGTCCTGGCGGATGGCGGAGCCTTCGATCTCGATGTGGATGTCCTCGGAGATAAGCACGCCACCGGTGTTCAGCGGAGCGTTGAAGTCAATACCGAAGTCTGTGCGGTTGAGCAGGGTAGTGGCCTCGAAGCCAAGGCGGGTCTGGCCGTCGGGGTCGACGGCGGTGCCGGAGATCTCGACGTCGAGGGTGACCGGCTTCGTGATGCCCTTGATAGTCAGGTCGCCGGTAACGGTGCCTGCGTTGCCATTGATGTTGAACTCGGTGGCGGTGAAGGTGATCTCTGGGTAGGTCTCGACAGCGAAGAAGTCGTCGCTGCGCAGGTGGTTATCGCGGTCATCGTTGCTGGTGTTGATGGAGGCCACCTTAATGACTGCGGAGGCTGCATTTTTCTCGCCGTAGCTAAGGGAAGAGTCGAATTCGGTGAACTCACCGCGGACCTTGGTAACCATGGCGTGGCGGAGCCAGAAGCCGATGCGGGAGTGGGCTGGGTCGAGGGTGTAGGTGCCGTTGAAGTCAGACATTGAAAAGCTCTCCTTAAAGTTGGGTTCCACATTTTCTAATGGACTGTCCGTCCGTAGTCACATAGTACTGCTATCTTGTAGACGTGTCAACAACAAATATTTTTTGCGCACAACGTGCAGCTTGTGGCCTATTTTTGAAGGCTGGGACAAAGTGATCTTGGCGACGTATGAAGGTTTGGATACCGGCCCGATATCGCCTATGGTTATAAGCATCTTGTCGGGATCGTGTTTTATTAATTTGTGGAGCGTTCCTTGCCCCGCACACAAAATGAAGGTTAAGTGACGTAAATGACAAAGGGCTCAGGCTGGCTCAACGACGACGAACAAAAGCTGTGGCGTCTCCTTCTAGGGGGGATCCGCCACCTCGAACGCGGAATGGAAGAAACTCTCCAGCAGGATTCCGGCCTCGGGGCCAGCGAGTTCGCGGTCCTCGTCTCCCTGTCTGAAGCGGAGGATCAGTCGCTGCGCCTGCGTGACCTGTGTCAAAGCCTGGAATGGGATCGGAGCCGTGCGTCCCACCAAATCACCCGGATGGAGCGACGCGGGCTCGTCGTGAAGCAAAAGTGCGAAGACGATGCACGCGGTGTGCTCGTGGTGCTCACCAAGGAAGGGATGTCGCGCCTCGAAGCAGCTGCGCCAGGGCACGTGGAATCTGTGCGACGTTTGGTCTTCGATCACCTCACTGATGAAGATGCTGTGGTTCTTGAGCGTTTCTTCGGTAATCTTGTGGCCACTGAACTGGGATAATGCCATATCAGGGTGAAAATCAGGGTTTTACCCGATGTGCTTTTTCACTCACGCTGCAATAGTGAGAAGTGACCGGCAAGTACAAGAAAGGAACCCACAATGACCACCCCACACGACTACTCCAAGCTCGACGGAACTATCCCGCTGCTGAACCGCAAAATGCACCGCAGCAAGACCAATTCTGTGTTGTTCGGTGTCCTCGGTGGCATCGGTGAAACCTACGACGTTGACCCCAACCTGCTACGCGTCCTCGCGGTGGTCGCGTCCCTGTTCACAGGAATCCCCGTCGTCATTTACATCGCGGCGGTGGTGCTGATGTGGAACACCTAACCGAGTCTTGCTTCGCCGGCACCCTGAAGAGGGTGTCGGCATTTTGGTTCGTCTACTTTAGGCGACGAAAAACAATGAGTAGTCGTGGCGGCGTTTGTAGAGGACAGTAAAGCCCTGTTGGGGCTGCGTAATCCGGGTAGATAGTGACGCCCTAACCGTTGGGTCCTCATCGACGCCACCGTGTTCCATGTGGTCCAGTAGGAGGGTAACCCACAAGGTTGGCTTAAGGGACATTTCGTGTGGATAAATTTATCCGGTTTCCCGTGTCACACTGGGGATTTCGCCGATTTTCGTTTTCCACGGCTTCCAAAACAGGGCTCGACTGAATCTTCACGGATTTGGGACAGGGTTGTGGTAGAGGCAGTTCGCTGCGGTGCTAGGCCAAATACATGGCAAAAAAGAACCGGCCTTTCTGCGCGTTGTGCGGACACGGCCTCGTAAAAAACGGGAAGACTGCCGCTGGCACTCAACGCTGGATATGCCCAGCCTGTAAAGCCTC
It contains:
- a CDS encoding DUF2269 domain-containing protein; protein product: MDTIMTALHILSAVLFLGPVTVATSTFHAKALAAHSGDDTARGAAKLLHNISSTYGMLSLLVPLLGVGVFMTDSAYLKQGQYHAAVGLSVVAWAVLFFLILPRQKKMLGALGLLDADEVPADTEIADWNKAKGQLSMFGGIFALLWFVTAILMFI
- a CDS encoding HNH endonuclease family protein encodes the protein MTPSRLFLFVLVFFTIVTALIYRPVYPTDTPSLNSSLARVGSVPQRQSVLGYDRAAFGDWAPMLIDGQSCTTRHLILSQTFQSAVAAGCEITPTSVTDPYTGSSLPEDIQIDHIFPLRAAWDLGAHSWPAEKRKRFANDPSNLVAVSAQANQEKSDLLPSQWMPEVRRGCWYARRLAAVAAAYELPLPRSDRRVMQRACSVSEFPAGWLG
- the putP gene encoding sodium/proline symporter PutP, with amino-acid sequence MSEQTWFIIAIVIYMALMLGIGYWSYTQTKKYDEYMLGGRGLGPAVAALSAGASDMSGWLLMGLPGALFVSGFSELWIAIGLLIGCWANWKWIAPRLRSYTEVAKNSITVPSFVENRLNDKSRILRVVSAVVILVFFTFYVSSGMVSGGKYFESTFGGDYLTGMLIVAVITVAYTFIGGFLAVSYTDAVQGLIMFASLIIVPIMALFALQNPMDIFGWQTMNDYGPYTSGEGNPTYFSMITGVSLAAIIGNLAWGLGYFGQPHIIVRFMAMRKPSDATSGRRIGVFWMLLCVVGAVFTAMIGTVFFAQNPHIAVTDRDAFETVFLDMGRILFHPLIAGLVLTAVLAAIMSTIASQLLVTSSALIEDLYMIVVKRQPTQKNLIWMSRIAVLSVSVIAGVLAANPSDSILGLVAFAWAGFGSAFGPIIIASLYWKRLNAPGAIAGMIAGAVVSFAWGQSALSDLMYEIVPGFIANIVLMVVVTLLTKAPSEEINREFDKSVKLSKVKGVLTSEMVREA
- a CDS encoding DEAD/DEAH box helicase, whose amino-acid sequence is MTSHLLHGFWTKTSGLHLWIEQVEGHRIVLPDNLSEGDLPPQVMAIIAGKSFRHMRRTTLRTPKGREVTLDIPTAAYTPEQAVDVLSQLAVFDLETPTTPTVGRAAIAPDLLWLIHAFLGLERFVRAGRLVLRLRWDDSKWWPQWQLATGLGELGWIAEMTASAPGVVVANGGSGVMEDIADELPHWIANALLKPLYELPRPYPWHEFVGALLGSTPIRRGSPQLVALLKKWKDSIAGEDVSLVVIVEEPAEEETPADDRGWMVRVQLRLGVDSPRPVRFHQLDPATRKHVEKHYEKLSSIAPVLADEAGRSHARTAVEPVAMSESSDLDVSLTTEQMVGFITNDVTRLRDAGFTVLLPKAWSVYEPKLRLDLREPGDAPLGATKSLIGLEQLVEYDWKMSLGDLELSDAEMRELVESKAGLVKLRGQWVLADSGALRKISAYVEELSQGSRKTLKKRMETAMMEAQLARANGDPNAEELEEKAQQLLEKFNAGLEEIAQVTLAQLRDLALRLAESSPIEFTATGWQSALLGGTNTPAPKRVELPDTIHAELREYQRRGVDWLWWMSQNGLGAVLADDMGLGKTLQLLSLLAVERQHNPEVGPTLVVCPTSVVGNWAAEAAKFVPSLVTITHHGSNRLTGDAFLARAQAADLVITSYGVVSRDFSLLGQLKWDRVVLDEAQAIKNSGTRASRSVRSLPSAHRVALTGTPVENRLSEMRSILDFCNPGVLGSASFFRNHFAKAIEREDNEEMAKRLRDLTAPFILRRLKTDPAVIDDLPEKNEEIITVHMTAEQAALYTALVHDIEEKLAAAEGIQKRGLVLSTITRIKQICNHPAHYLQDGSLITRRGKHRSGKVEALMELVKSCTERGEKMLIFTQYKAFGDMLVPYLSGRMSRDIPFLHGGVSKAGRDKMVAEFQSPDGPPAMILSLKAGGTGLNLTAANVVVHMDRWWNPAVENQATDRAYRIGQRKDVRVYKMITQGTMEESIQDILDGKLHLASAIVGEGEGWITELSPEDLAQLMSYRGRET